A genome region from Brassica oleracea var. oleracea cultivar TO1000 chromosome C2, BOL, whole genome shotgun sequence includes the following:
- the LOC106324842 gene encoding chalcone synthase-like, with protein MVMGALSLDEIRKAQRGDGPASILAIGTANPPNQVIQAEYPDYYFRITNSEHMTDLKEKFKRMCDKSMIRKRYMHLTEEFLKDNPNICAFMAPSLDVRQDILVTEVPKLGKEAAVNAIKEWGQPKSKITHLVFCTTSGVDMPGADYQLIKLLGLSPFVKRVMMYHQGCYAGGTVLRLAKDIAENNRGARVLIVCSEITVVTFRGPSETHLDSLVGQSLFGDGAAALIVGSDPDTSAGEKPIFEMVSAAQTILPDSKGAIEGHLKEVGLTFHLLKTVPGLISKNIEKCLQEAFKPLGISDWNSLFWIAHPGGPAILDHVEIKLGLKAAKMKATRHVLSEYGNMSSACVFFILDEMRRRAVEDGAETTGEGLEWGVLFGFGPGLTVETVVLHSVPL; from the exons ATGGTGATGGGTGCCTTGTCCTTGGATGAGATCAGAAAGGCACAAAGAGGTGATGGACCAGCAAGCATCTTGGCCATAGGCACTGCCAACCCTCCCAACCAAGTGATCCAAGCAGAGTATCCAGACTACTACTTCCGCATCACCAACAGTGAACACATGACCGACCTCAAGGAGAAGTTCAAGCGCATGT GCGACAAATCAATGATAAGGAAACGTTACATGCACTTGACTGAAGAGTTTCTCAAGGACAACCCCAACATATGCGCCTTCATGGCTCCTTCCTTGGACGTTAGGCAGGACATTTTGGTGACCGAGGTCCCTAAGCTAGGCAAAGAGGCTGCAGTTAATGCTATCAAGGAGTGGGGCCAGCCCAAGTCCAAGATCACTCATCTTGTCTTCTGCACCACCTCTGGTGTGGACATGCCTGGTGCTGACTACCAGCTCATCAAGCTCCTCGGCCTCTCTCCTTTTGTTAAGCGTGTCATGATGTACCATCAAGGTTGCTACGCTGGTGGGACTGTCCTCCGTTTGGCCAAGGACATAGCTGAGAACAACCGCGGCGCTAGAGTACTTATTGTTTGCTCTGAGATTACTGTTGTTACCTTCCGTGGGCCCTCTGAGACCCACCTAGACTCCCTTGTTGGACAGTCTCTCTTCGGTGACGGTGCGGCTGCACTGATCGTTGGTTCAGACCCTGATACCTCTGCGGGAGAGAAACCAATCTTTGAGATGGTCTCTGCTGCACAGACCATCCTTCCTGACTCTAAAGGAGCCATAGAAGGACATCTGAAGGAGGTGGGACTCACCTTCCATCTCTTGAAGACTGTCCCCGGTCTCATCTCAAAGAACATTGAGAAGTGTCTACAGGAAGCGTTTAAACCGCTTGGGATAAGTGACTGGAACTCTCTCTTCTGGATAGCTCACCCTGGTGGCCCTGCCATCTTGGATCACGTTGAGATAAAGCTAGGACTAAAGGCAGCGAAGATGAAGGCCACTCGTCATGTCCTGAGCGAGTATGGAAACATGTCTAGTGCCTGTGTCTTCTTCATACTTGACGAGATGAGGAGGAGGGCAGTAGAGGATGGTGCAGAGACAACAGGAGAAGGGTTGGAGTGGGGTGTCTTGTTTGGTTTTGGACCTGGTCTCACTGTAGAGACAGTGGTCTTACACAGTGTTCCTCTCTGA
- the LOC106324441 gene encoding cyclin-C1-2-like, translated as MTHLTWGLVNDTYRMDLILTHPPYLITLACIYIAFVYKEKYIWTWFEELSVDMNIVKNIAIEILDIYENHRMFTEERVHAAFNKLATSP; from the exons ATGACCCATTTGACTTG GGGTCTTGTCAACGACACTTACAGAATGGACCTCATCCTTACACACCCACCTTATCTCATCACGCTCGCTTGCATTTACATTGCTTTTGTTTACAAAGAGAAATACATATGGACATGGTTTGAAGAGCTCTCTGTGGACATGAACATT GTGAAGAATATCGCAATAGAGATATTAGATATCTATGAAAACCACAGAATGTTCACTGAAGAGAGAGTTCACGCCGCCTTCAACAAACTTGCTACAAGTCCATAA